A window of Tripterygium wilfordii isolate XIE 37 chromosome 7, ASM1340144v1, whole genome shotgun sequence contains these coding sequences:
- the LOC120001662 gene encoding urease accessory protein F-like isoform X1, with protein sequence MEDQMEMKEGSKRSAPMEDGIDTIQGSKRTASAPLQWSQWQLLDSILPTGGFAHSFGLEAAIQSCIISDPEGLRTYLVHMLENTGSLLLPFVHSATVCPNLETWKNLDRRLDATLTNEVSRKASISQGSALMRVAAAVYTEIPTLKTMRDALIASRDACFHHALVFGLICGLLGMDTDTSQRAYMFITMRDAISAATRLNLIGPLGAAVLQHQVSVVAETILIKWMNCPVVDACQTAPLLDTVQGCHSYLFSRMFCS encoded by the coding sequence ATGGAGGATCAGATGGAAATGAAAGAGGGGAGCAAGCGAAGTGCCCCGATGGAGGATGGAATCGACACAATCCAAGGAAGCAAGAGGACTGCTTCTGCTCCTTTACAGTGGAGCCAATGGCAGTTGCTTGATTCCATTCTTCCAACTGGTGGATTTGCTCATTCTTTTGGCCTGGAGGCAGCGATTCAGTCCTGCATAATATCTGATCCTGAAGGTCTTCGTACTTACTTGGTACATATGTTGGAAAATACTGGGAGCTTACTCCTTCCATTTGTGCATTCTGCTACAGTGTGCCCTAATTTGGAAACCTGGAAGAATCTCGACAGAAGGCTTGATGCAACTCTAACTAATGAAGTGAGTCGAAAGGCATCAATTTCTCAGGGATCAGCTCTCATGAGAGTGGCTGCAGCTGTGTATACAGAAATCCCAACTCTTAAAACCATGAGGGATGCACTTATTGCTTCTAGGGATGCGTGTTTTCACCACGCTCTTGTTTTTGGGCTTATTTGTGGACTTTTGGGGATGGATACAGATACTTCTCAGAGAGCTTACATGTTTATTACAATGAGGGATGCTATCTCAGCTGCAACAAGGCTAAATTTGATTGGACCTCTGGGTGCAGCAGTACTGCAGCATCAGGTGTCTGTTGTTGCTGAAACTATATTGATAAAATGGATGAATTGCCCAGTTGTAGACGCATGCCAAACAGCTCCTTTACTTGATACTGTGCAGGGTTGTCATAGCTACCTGTTTTCAAGAATGTTCTGCTCGTGA
- the LOC120001662 gene encoding urease accessory protein F-like isoform X2 — MEDQMEMKEGSKRSAPMEDGIDTIQGSKRTASAPLQWSQWQLLDSILPTGGFAHSFGLEAAIQSCIISDPEVCPNLETWKNLDRRLDATLTNEVSRKASISQGSALMRVAAAVYTEIPTLKTMRDALIASRDACFHHALVFGLICGLLGMDTDTSQRAYMFITMRDAISAATRLNLIGPLGAAVLQHQVSVVAETILIKWMNCPVVDACQTAPLLDTVQGCHSYLFSRMFCS; from the exons ATGGAGGATCAGATGGAAATGAAAGAGGGGAGCAAGCGAAGTGCCCCGATGGAGGATGGAATCGACACAATCCAAGGAAGCAAGAGGACTGCTTCTGCTCCTTTACAGTGGAGCCAATGGCAGTTGCTTGATTCCATTCTTCCAACTGGTGGATTTGCTCATTCTTTTGGCCTGGAGGCAGCGATTCAGTCCTGCATAATATCTGATCCTGAAG TGTGCCCTAATTTGGAAACCTGGAAGAATCTCGACAGAAGGCTTGATGCAACTCTAACTAATGAAGTGAGTCGAAAGGCATCAATTTCTCAGGGATCAGCTCTCATGAGAGTGGCTGCAGCTGTGTATACAGAAATCCCAACTCTTAAAACCATGAGGGATGCACTTATTGCTTCTAGGGATGCGTGTTTTCACCACGCTCTTGTTTTTGGGCTTATTTGTGGACTTTTGGGGATGGATACAGATACTTCTCAGAGAGCTTACATGTTTATTACAATGAGGGATGCTATCTCAGCTGCAACAAGGCTAAATTTGATTGGACCTCTGGGTGCAGCAGTACTGCAGCATCAGGTGTCTGTTGTTGCTGAAACTATATTGATAAAATGGATGAATTGCCCAGTTGTAGACGCATGCCAAACAGCTCCTTTACTTGATACTGTGCAGGGTTGTCATAGCTACCTGTTTTCAAGAATGTTCTGCTCGTGA
- the LOC120001689 gene encoding transcription factor GAMYB-like, whose protein sequence is MKSGTESKKMRKANRESSLVEEEASMGGNPLGDVALKKGPWTSAEDAILVAYVNKHGEGNWNAVQKHSGLSRCGKSCRLRWANHLRPDLKKGAFTPDEERHIIELHAKIGNKWARMAAELPGRTDNEIKNFWNTRIKRLQRAGLPIYPDDVCLQVLNGNQEGQNMGRFPVGDTHDPDLIQADNLEIPDVRFKNLELNQSLLSYSPTLLDFPAGNVLNQSVGSSHSYSFMFPTMHPRKRLRESEAPFPVLAGSLSGGPPSYNQYVDYASEKIADPFRVSSLYDPGFDTWGQMPLDAFSGSHALLNGTSSSSEPTCGATKLELPSLQYSETQQDSWGTPASPLPLLESVDTLIQSPPTEKIKSDCISPRSSGLLEAVLYQSQTLKSSKLSSHQQNSVISDFPGDVVDDSPLNPGKAEWKVCYDPNSPLGHSAASIFSEYTPVSGNSLNEPQSIENMPGCDVEKKEAPSQIDFSRPDLLLGSGWFGHSGRHVKDQSLPTDPIEALLGDDVEMVQR, encoded by the exons ATGAAGAGTGGGACTGAGAGCAAGAAAATGAGAAAGGCTAATCGTGAATCTTCATTGGTGGAAGAAGAAGCCAGCATGGGAGGAAACCCACTAGGAGATGTGGCTTTAAAGAAAGGGCCATGGACATCTGCAGAAGATGCAATTCTGGTGGCCTATGTCAATAAACATGGAGAGGGGAACTGGAATGCCGTACAAAAGCACTCGGGACTTTCCCGATGTGGGAAAAGCTGCCGCCTTCGATGGGCAAATCACCTAAGACCTGATCTGAAGAAGGGTGCATTCACTCCAGATGAAGAACGACACATTATTGAACTCCATGCCAAGATCGGAAACAAATGGGCTCGAATGGCTGCAGAG TTGCCTGGACGTACCGACAATGAAATAAAGAACTTTTGGAATACGAGAATTAAGAGATTACAGCGTGCTGGTCTACCGATTTACCCTGACGATGTGTGCCTCCAAGTACTAAATGGGAATCAAGAAGGTCAAAACATGGGTAGATTTCCAGTTGGGGACACCCATGACCCTGATCTCATTCAAGCAGACAATTTGGAGATTCCAGATGTAAGATTTAAAAATTTAGAACTCAATCAGAGTCTATTATCTTATTCGCCGACGCTTCTTGATTTTCCAGCAGGCAATGTGCTTAATCAAAGTGTAGGTTCATCCCATAGTTACAGCTTTATGTTCCCAACAATGCATCCTCGAAAACGACTACGAGAATCAGAAGCGCCGTTTCCTGTATTGGCTGGTAGTCTTAGTGGTGGTCCCCCTTCGTATAACCAATACGTGGACTATGCTTCTGAGAAGATTGCTGACCCCTTTCGTGTGTCCTCTTTGTATGATCCTGGGTTCGATACCTGGGGCCAGATGCCACTGGATGCTTTTTCTGGTAGCCATGCCCTTTTAAATggcacttcttcttcttctgagcCCACATGTGGGGCTACGAAGTTGGAGCTCCCTTCACTCCAATATTCAGAAACTCAACAAGATAGCTGGGGCACACCTGCTTCCCCACTGCCTTTGCTTGAGTCTGTTGATACTTTAATCCAATCTCCTCCGACTGAGAAGATCAAATCAGATTGCATATCCCCACGAAGCAGCGGTCTATTGGAAGCGGTACTTTATCAATCGCAGACTTTGAAAAGCTCAAAATTGTCTTCGCACCAGCAAAATTCAGTCATTTCTGATTTTCCTGGTGACGTGGTGGATGATTCACCATTGAATCCTGGCAAGGCTGAATGGAAAGTGTGTTATGACCCAAACTCTCCTTTAGGCCATTCTGCTGCATCTATATTTAGTGAGTACACTCCTGTCAGCGGAAACTCATTGAATGAACCCCAATCAATCGAGAATATGCCAG GTTGCGATgttgaaaagaaagaagctcCTAGTCAGATAGACTTTTCTCGTCCAGATCTTTTACTTGGCTCAGGTTGGTTTGGGCATTCCGGCAGGCATGTTAAGGATCAATCCCTGCCAACGGACCCTATAGAGGCTCTTCTTGGGGATGATGTTGAAATGGTGCAGCGCTAA